In the Sus scrofa isolate TJ Tabasco breed Duroc chromosome 6, Sscrofa11.1, whole genome shotgun sequence genome, one interval contains:
- the MED18 gene encoding mediator of RNA polymerase II transcription subunit 18, protein MEAPPVTMMPVTGGTINMMEYLLQGSVLDHSLESLIHRLRGLCDNMEPETFLDHEMVFLLKGQQASPFVLRARRSMDRTGAPWHLRYLGQPEMGDKNRHALVRNCVDIATSENLTDFLMEMGFRMDHEFVAKGHLFRKGIMKIVVYKIFRILVPGNTDSTEALSLSYLVELSVVAPAGQDMVSDDMRNFAEQLKPLVHLEKIDPKRLM, encoded by the exons ATGGAGGCACCTCCAGTCACTATGATGCCTGTCACCGGGGGCACCATTAACATGATGGAGTACCTGCTGCAGG GAAGCGTTTTAGATCACAGCTTGGAAAGCCTCATCCACCGCCTTCGTGGTTTGTGTGACAACATGGAACCTGAGACTTTCCTTGACCATGAGATGGTATTCCTCCTTAAGGGCCAGCAAGCCAGTCCATTTGTTCTAAGGGCCCGGCGCTCTATGGATAGGACAGGGGCGCCCTGGCACCTGCGTTACCTGGGACAACCAGAAATGGGAGACAAGAACCGCCACGCCCTGGTGCGAAACTGCGTGGACATTGCCACATCTGAGAACCTCACTGACTTCCTGATGGAAATGGGCTTCCGCATGGACCATGAGTTTGTTGCCAAGGGACACTTGTTCCGTAAGGGCATCATGAAGATCGTTGTGTACAAGATCTTCCGCATCTTGGTGCCAGGGAACACAGACAGCACCGAGGCCTTGTCCCTCTCCTATCTTGTGGAACTAAGTGTTGTTGCACCAGCTGGGCAGGACATGGTCTCTGACGACATGAGGAACTTTGCAGAGCAGCTGAAACCTCTGGTTCACCTAGAGAAAATAGACCCAAAGAGGCTCATGTGA